GGTTTGCGGGAACGGTAAGTATGTCCGAGAGATACATCTCTATGGGGTTTTCAAGTCTTTCACCGAACTTGAAAGGTAGCGTCGGCGTAGTGGGGGAAGCTATAACGTCAACTTCCTCAAACGCCTTTAAGAAGTCATTCGTTATAAGTCTTCTAACTTTCTGAGCTTTGAGGTAGTAAGCGTCGTAGTATCCCGCTGAAAGGGCAAAGGTACCGAGCATTATCCTCCTCTTTACCTCAGGTCCAAAGCCTTCGTCCCTCGTCCTTGCGTACATCTCAAATATGTCTTTGTACTCCTTAGCCCTGTATCCGTATCTAACTCCGTCGTATCTTGCGAGGTTTGAAGAAGCTTCAGAAGGAGCTATTATGTAGTAGGTGGGTATAGAGTACTTAACGTGGGGAAGGGAAACTTCCTTTATTTCAAAGCCTTCTTTCTCAAGCTCCTTTATAAAGTTTTCAAAGGCTTCTTTTACCTGAGGCTGGAGCTCGTACTCAAAGAATTCCTTTGGAAGACCTATTTTCAGACCTTTTACTTCCTTCTTTACCTCTTCGCTCCACTCGGGAACGGGGACTTTTGCGCTTGTGCTGTCCTTTTCGTCCCAACCGCTTATTACCTCAAGCACGAGGGCTACGTCTTCCGTTCTCCTTCCGAACACTCCTATCTGGTCAAGGGAGCTTGCAAACGCCACGAGCCCGTACCTTGAAACTCTCCCGTAAGTCGGCTTTATACCTATGACTCCGCAAAAAGAGGCAGGCTGTCTAATGGAACCTCCCGTATCCGAGCCGAGGGACACCGGAGCAGACAGAACCGCAAC
The genomic region above belongs to Aquifex aeolicus VF5 and contains:
- the gatA gene encoding Asp-tRNA(Asn)/Glu-tRNA(Gln) amidotransferase subunit GatA is translated as MLWKKSLSELRELLKRGEVSPKEVVESFYDRYNQTEEKVKAYITPLYGKALKQAESLKERELPLFGIPIAVKDNILVEGEKTTCASKILENFVAPYDATVIERLKKAGALIVGKTNLDEFAMGSSTEYSAFFPTKNPWDLERVPGGSSGGSAASVAVLSAPVSLGSDTGGSIRQPASFCGVIGIKPTYGRVSRYGLVAFASSLDQIGVFGRRTEDVALVLEVISGWDEKDSTSAKVPVPEWSEEVKKEVKGLKIGLPKEFFEYELQPQVKEAFENFIKELEKEGFEIKEVSLPHVKYSIPTYYIIAPSEASSNLARYDGVRYGYRAKEYKDIFEMYARTRDEGFGPEVKRRIMLGTFALSAGYYDAYYLKAQKVRRLITNDFLKAFEEVDVIASPTTPTLPFKFGERLENPIEMYLSDILTVPANLAGLPAISIPIAWKDGLPVGGQLIGKHWDETTLLQISYLWEQKFKHYEKIPLT